The following coding sequences are from one Halobaculum marinum window:
- a CDS encoding TIGR03571 family LLM class oxidoreductase: protein MSDRTHGRGYERLFGDDDLTFGTGFPLTGARESRPAVDEEVALAAHAEAVGFDALWARDVPLYWPRFGDAGQTFDTWPWLSHVAAHTDEVALGTASVVLSLRHPIHVAKSAATVDRLSDGRLVMGVATGDRDPEFPAFGVDADERGERFRESVRLLRTLWREEFPEASGAWGELDGELNLVPKPVGGSIPLLPTGFARQELDWIADHGDGWLFYHLPDSTLESYLDDWRAAAGDAPYSMAVRTELADDPTADPEHRHLGYRAGAEWFVDYFRRLDDLGVDHVLVSPGGGDDPEASLTRFAEAVIDEV from the coding sequence GTGAGCGATCGGACCCACGGCCGCGGCTACGAGCGCCTGTTCGGCGACGACGACCTGACATTCGGGACCGGGTTCCCGCTGACGGGCGCGCGCGAGTCTCGACCCGCCGTCGACGAGGAGGTAGCGCTGGCCGCCCACGCGGAGGCCGTCGGGTTCGACGCGCTGTGGGCGCGCGACGTGCCGCTGTACTGGCCGCGCTTTGGCGACGCAGGGCAGACGTTCGACACGTGGCCGTGGCTGAGCCACGTCGCCGCCCACACCGACGAGGTGGCCCTCGGTACCGCCAGCGTCGTCCTCTCGCTGCGCCACCCGATCCACGTCGCCAAGAGCGCCGCGACCGTCGACCGCCTCTCGGACGGGCGACTGGTGATGGGCGTCGCCACGGGCGACCGCGACCCCGAGTTCCCCGCGTTCGGCGTCGACGCCGACGAGCGCGGCGAGCGCTTTCGCGAGTCCGTGCGTCTCCTGCGGACGCTGTGGCGCGAGGAGTTCCCCGAAGCCAGCGGCGCGTGGGGCGAACTCGACGGGGAACTGAATCTCGTCCCGAAACCCGTCGGCGGGTCCATCCCGTTACTCCCGACGGGGTTCGCTCGGCAGGAACTCGACTGGATCGCAGACCACGGCGACGGCTGGCTGTTCTACCACCTCCCGGACTCCACGCTGGAGTCGTACCTCGACGACTGGCGGGCCGCCGCCGGCGACGCGCCGTACTCGATGGCGGTGCGCACGGAACTGGCCGACGACCCGACGGCCGACCCGGAACACCGCCACCTCGGCTACCGCGCGGGCGCCGAGTGGTTCGTCGACTACTTCCGCCGTCTCGACGACCTCGGTGTCGACCACGTGCTCGTGTCACCCGGCGGTGGCGACGACCCCGAGGCGTCGCTGACGCGGTTCGCGGAGGCTGTGATCGACGAGGTGTGA
- a CDS encoding endonuclease/exonuclease/phosphatase family protein yields MDPTSRPGSGYSRRAVLRGVAGATAGVGCAVSTTARARRPTAEPTVMTQNLYLGFDVSRLLDADSLGGFRRIVGKFLDGVDPAVYAARADAVAAAVAAADADVLAVQEATKFRTQTPGDFGTRGAEAADEVVVDLLAELESSLRARGIDFRRAAVTRTSDAELPAKTDDGRVDFRVTDRNAVLVREGVDVRNRVTRTFDTDTVIQIPNTDEEVSLRRGYARADLAMNGVEFTAVSTHLESVSSFLRVLQASELVRELPERRRIVLGADLNSGPGGDSAAYDLLTDTFTDPFRRLSPSSAGHTCCQSPTLRNDRSRLNRRIDAVLRRGRIRATSIERVNHQADDRIRLVRDDGDRTESVRVWPSDHAGVVASFETRR; encoded by the coding sequence ATGGATCCGACGAGTCGGCCTGGGTCGGGGTACAGCCGTCGAGCGGTGTTGCGGGGCGTCGCGGGAGCAACCGCCGGCGTCGGCTGTGCGGTCTCGACGACTGCCCGCGCGAGACGACCGACCGCCGAGCCCACCGTGATGACGCAGAACCTCTACCTCGGGTTCGACGTGTCCCGACTGCTGGACGCCGACTCGCTGGGCGGATTCCGACGGATCGTCGGGAAGTTCCTGGACGGCGTCGACCCGGCGGTGTACGCCGCGCGCGCCGACGCCGTCGCCGCCGCGGTCGCCGCCGCCGACGCGGACGTGCTCGCCGTGCAAGAGGCGACGAAGTTCCGCACGCAGACGCCCGGCGACTTCGGGACTCGCGGCGCCGAGGCCGCCGACGAGGTCGTCGTCGACCTGCTCGCTGAGTTGGAGTCGTCGCTTCGCGCTCGGGGGATCGACTTCCGCCGAGCGGCGGTGACGCGCACGAGCGACGCCGAACTCCCCGCGAAGACCGACGACGGGCGAGTGGACTTCCGCGTCACCGACCGGAACGCGGTGCTCGTCCGCGAGGGCGTCGACGTTCGAAACCGTGTCACCCGAACCTTCGACACGGACACCGTGATCCAGATCCCGAACACCGACGAGGAGGTGTCGCTGCGGCGGGGGTACGCCCGCGCCGACCTCGCGATGAACGGGGTGGAGTTCACCGCCGTCTCGACGCACCTGGAGTCGGTGTCGTCGTTCCTCAGAGTGCTGCAAGCCAGCGAGTTGGTCAGGGAACTGCCCGAACGCCGGCGCATCGTCCTGGGAGCCGACCTCAACAGCGGCCCCGGCGGCGACTCGGCGGCGTACGACCTGCTCACCGACACCTTCACCGACCCCTTCCGGCGGCTCTCTCCGAGCAGCGCCGGCCATACCTGCTGTCAGTCGCCGACCCTGCGGAACGACCGCTCGCGCCTGAACCGCCGGATCGACGCCGTGTTGCGCCGCGGGCGGATCCGCGCCACGTCGATCGAACGGGTGAACCACCAGGCCGACGACCGGATCCGCCTCGTCCGCGACGACGGCGACCGCACCGAGTCCGTGCGCGTGTGGCCCTCGGACCACGCGGGCGTCGTCGCGTCGTTCGAGACCCGCAGGTGA
- a CDS encoding DUF7526 family protein yields MPRELRVEVLHVVGPDEDDEGLVPELREVAASRYVLVCRAGGRPSWLDRIRAFVRRDPIEAVTVVADEAAEEGEELSLTVDETAIDGVYETVARD; encoded by the coding sequence GTGCCCCGGGAGCTACGCGTCGAAGTCCTCCACGTGGTCGGGCCAGACGAGGACGACGAGGGACTGGTGCCGGAACTCCGCGAGGTCGCGGCGTCGCGCTACGTCCTCGTGTGTCGGGCGGGTGGCCGACCGTCGTGGCTCGATCGGATCCGCGCATTCGTCCGACGTGACCCCATCGAGGCGGTGACCGTCGTCGCCGACGAGGCCGCCGAGGAGGGAGAGGAACTGTCGCTGACGGTCGACGAGACGGCCATCGACGGCGTCTACGAGACGGTCGCACGAGACTGA
- a CDS encoding HalOD1 output domain-containing protein, giving the protein MTAAANRSDTDEAELPPLYEYVDMDAVRSIVTHASGGGGASTRVEFSYADCRVVVDGDGAVTVDPDDESPVDPDDDGSNPKISG; this is encoded by the coding sequence ATGACGGCAGCAGCCAACCGATCGGACACCGACGAGGCGGAGCTGCCGCCGCTGTACGAGTACGTCGACATGGACGCCGTCCGGTCCATCGTCACCCACGCCAGCGGCGGCGGAGGAGCGAGTACACGTGTCGAGTTCTCCTACGCCGACTGCCGCGTGGTCGTCGACGGCGACGGCGCGGTCACCGTCGACCCGGACGACGAGTCTCCGGTCGACCCCGACGACGACGGGTCGAATCCGAAGATCAGCGGCTGA
- a CDS encoding DUF7385 family protein, with amino-acid sequence MDIDTDELLTSLTKREDNAAIKSYQNTVAVACPACEEPFDDLVICKQNPTSLDLSKQLDLCVGVDDGQAYIFTHG; translated from the coding sequence ATGGACATCGACACCGACGAACTCCTCACCTCGCTGACGAAGCGCGAGGACAACGCCGCGATCAAGTCGTACCAGAACACCGTCGCGGTCGCGTGCCCGGCCTGCGAGGAACCGTTCGACGACCTCGTCATCTGCAAGCAGAACCCGACGAGCCTCGACCTCTCGAAGCAGTTGGACCTGTGTGTCGGCGTCGACGACGGACAGGCGTACATCTTCACGCACGGGTGA